The genomic interval CGCTCAGCGTGCCGCCTGCCTATGCGCCGAAGATCGCGCCGTGGCTGTGGCGTTTCTGGCGCGCCAGCGCTGAGCGCAACTTTCGCCACGGCCTGAGAACGCTCAGCGAGATCAACCGGCTGTCTGCCACCGAAATGGCCCATGTCGCTGCCATGCCGGAGCTCTCGCACTTTGTCGCGAAAACCGGCACGCTCGATCTTTACGACAGCGAAGCCAGCCTCAACGCTGCCCGCAAGGACTGGGATGAAAAGGAACAGGAAGGCTTCTCTTCCAAGCGTGTCGCCCGCAACGAGATAGACGAGTTGCAGCCGGGTCTTGCCCCGCAATTCCGCCACGCCATGTTCTCGCCTGATGGCTTGCAGGTCTCCGATCCCTACGACTTCACCCGTGCCATTTTCGACCTGGTGATCGCCCGTGGCGGAAAGCTGCGCAAGGGCGAGGCAGAACGCATCGACGCCGTCGGCGAAAGTACGATCGTGACCCTGGAAAACGGCGACAAGATTGACGCCGACAAGGTGGTGATCGCCTGCGGCGCGTGGTCCAAGCCGCTTGCCGCAACACTTGGCAACATCGTGCCGCTGGAAACCGAACGCGGCTATAACACCACCCTGCCCGCCGGCGCCTTCAACCTCACGCGCCAGCTTTATTTCAACGACCACGGTTTTGTCGTTACACCGCTATCTTCCGGCATCCGCGTTGGCGGCGCAGTCGAGTTGGGCGGTCTGGAGTTGAAGCCGAATTTCAAGCGATCCGAGGCCATGCTCAAGAAAGCCGGGCGTTTCCTGCCCGGTCTCAAGGTTGAAGGCGGCCAGCAATGGATGGGGTTCCGCCCTTCGATGCCGGACTGTCTTCCCGTCATCGGCACGGCGCGCACCACACCTTCCGTCATCTATGCCTTTGGCCACGGCCATCTGGGGCTGACGCAATCGGCAGCTACCGCCCGCCTCGTGACGCAACTGGCAAACGGCGAGGAGACCGCAATATCGGTCGATCCGT from Agrobacterium tumefaciens carries:
- a CDS encoding NAD(P)/FAD-dependent oxidoreductase — translated: MTKTLKCDVLVIGTGIIGSMAALYLQNAGREVFLLERGEVARGASSGNAGILAFPEIIPIPAPGIMRKAPRWLFDPLGPLSVPPAYAPKIAPWLWRFWRASAERNFRHGLRTLSEINRLSATEMAHVAAMPELSHFVAKTGTLDLYDSEASLNAARKDWDEKEQEGFSSKRVARNEIDELQPGLAPQFRHAMFSPDGLQVSDPYDFTRAIFDLVIARGGKLRKGEAERIDAVGESTIVTLENGDKIDADKVVIACGAWSKPLAATLGNIVPLETERGYNTTLPAGAFNLTRQLYFNDHGFVVTPLSSGIRVGGAVELGGLELKPNFKRSEAMLKKAGRFLPGLKVEGGQQWMGFRPSMPDCLPVIGTARTTPSVIYAFGHGHLGLTQSAATARLVTQLANGEETAISVDPFRPGRFS